In Ruminococcaceae bacterium BL-6, a genomic segment contains:
- the hslR gene encoding ribosomal RNA binding protein involved in 50S recycling; heat shock protein (Evidence 2a : Function from experimental evidences in other organisms; PubMedId : 10675343, 10675344, 19013177; Product type f : factor) — protein sequence MRLDKYLKVSRLIKRRTVANEACDAGRILVNGKAARASYEIREGDELELQLGTRSIRARVLAVNEYANRGDASQLYEILP from the coding sequence ATGCGACTGGACAAGTATTTGAAGGTTTCGCGCCTGATCAAACGGCGCACCGTGGCGAACGAGGCGTGCGACGCCGGGCGGATCCTCGTCAACGGGAAGGCCGCGCGCGCCTCGTACGAGATCAGGGAGGGCGACGAGCTGGAGCTTCAGCTCGGCACCCGCTCCATCCGCGCGAGGGTGCTGGCCGTCAACGAATACGCGAACCGCGGCGACGCCTCGCAGCTGTACGAGATCCTCCCTTAG
- a CDS encoding Fumarate hydratase: MREVSVSQISDAVRGLFIDANRELPADLEDCIRCSVSKETSPLGKSILGDLCENLDAARALNLPICQDTGMAVVFAEVGQDVRITGGSFEDAVNDGVRRGYTDGLLRCSVVSDPLRRENSGDNTPAVLHVRLVPGGNVSLTAVPKGFGSENMSRLAMLTPAASREDIIGFVTETVRLAGGNPCPPVVLGVGIGGDFELCALLAKKALCRPLSQPNPDPFYRELERDMLRAVNGLDVGPQGFGGRVTALGVNIEPYATHIAGLPVAVNVGCHVTRHKKIVL; encoded by the coding sequence ATGAGAGAGGTTTCTGTTTCCCAAATCAGCGACGCGGTGCGCGGCCTGTTCATCGACGCGAACCGCGAGCTTCCGGCGGACCTCGAGGACTGCATCCGGTGCAGCGTTTCAAAGGAGACAAGCCCGCTCGGGAAATCCATTCTGGGGGACCTGTGCGAGAACCTGGACGCCGCCCGCGCGCTGAACCTGCCGATCTGCCAGGACACCGGCATGGCGGTCGTCTTCGCCGAGGTCGGACAGGATGTCCGCATCACCGGCGGCAGCTTCGAGGACGCCGTCAACGACGGGGTGCGCCGCGGCTATACCGACGGCCTCCTGCGCTGCTCGGTCGTGAGCGACCCGCTGCGGCGCGAAAATTCCGGCGACAACACGCCCGCCGTCCTCCACGTAAGGCTCGTCCCGGGCGGCAACGTTTCGCTCACGGCCGTGCCGAAGGGCTTCGGCAGCGAGAATATGAGCCGCCTTGCCATGCTGACGCCCGCCGCTTCGCGGGAGGACATCATCGGCTTTGTCACGGAAACCGTCCGGCTGGCCGGGGGGAACCCGTGCCCGCCCGTGGTGCTCGGGGTCGGGATCGGCGGGGATTTCGAGCTTTGCGCCCTGCTGGCGAAAAAGGCGCTCTGCCGCCCTCTTTCGCAGCCGAACCCGGACCCGTTTTACCGGGAGCTGGAGCGCGACATGCTGCGCGCCGTGAACGGGCTGGACGTGGGGCCGCAGGGCTTCGGCGGCCGGGTCACGGCGCTGGGCGTCAATATCGAGCCGTACGCCACGCACATCGCCGGGCTGCCGGTGGCGGTGAACGTCGGATGCCATGTCACCCGGCATAAAAAAATCGTCCTTTAA
- the mazG gene encoding Nucleoside triphosphate pyrophosphohydrolase/pyrophosphatase MazG → MEFRKKEKYTMEDLLQIMKILRSPDGCPWDREQDHRSIRSCFLEETYEAVEAIDTGDADLLREELGDVLLQVVFHSQLESEAGRFGFSDVADGICKKMIVRHPHVFGDVQVHSSEEVLQNWDAIKKKTKRQKTQAEVLKSVSPALPALMRSAKVQQKAEKSGARLPGGAGALRRVEEETARLGEAIRRDDRDACADELGNLLFSVVNVARFLNLEPEQSLSLACNKFIERFAKAESLAAGREPDPKTASPEACSGNKAKEK, encoded by the coding sequence TTGGAATTCCGGAAAAAAGAGAAATATACGATGGAAGATCTGCTTCAGATTATGAAAATCCTGCGTTCCCCGGACGGATGCCCGTGGGACAGGGAGCAGGACCACAGGAGCATCCGTTCCTGCTTCCTTGAGGAAACGTATGAAGCCGTAGAGGCGATTGACACCGGAGACGCCGACCTGCTTCGGGAGGAGCTCGGAGACGTGCTTTTACAGGTGGTGTTCCATTCCCAGCTGGAATCGGAGGCCGGAAGGTTCGGCTTTTCGGATGTGGCGGACGGCATCTGCAAAAAGATGATCGTCCGGCATCCCCATGTTTTCGGTGATGTGCAGGTGCACAGCTCCGAGGAAGTCCTTCAAAACTGGGATGCGATCAAAAAGAAGACGAAAAGGCAGAAAACGCAGGCAGAGGTTCTGAAAAGCGTGTCTCCCGCTCTTCCCGCGCTGATGCGCAGCGCAAAGGTGCAGCAGAAGGCGGAAAAATCGGGGGCCCGTCTTCCCGGCGGGGCCGGGGCCCTGCGCAGGGTGGAGGAAGAGACCGCGCGGCTCGGGGAAGCGATTCGCCGGGACGACCGGGATGCCTGTGCAGATGAACTCGGAAACCTTCTTTTTTCCGTCGTGAATGTCGCCCGCTTTTTGAACCTGGAACCGGAACAGTCGCTTTCTCTTGCCTGCAACAAGTTTATCGAGCGTTTCGCGAAAGCGGAATCCCTTGCGGCCGGGCGGGAGCCCGACCCGAAAACCGCAAGCCCGGAAGCATGCTCTGGAAACAAAGCAAAAGAGAAGTGA
- a CDS encoding Nucleoside kinase, giving the protein MTNFANSYIKYVNHLEQINEAAKTDPVKMVRQVEASYHQYLGSIAGEIAQDPEKNRIILLSGPSSSGKTTTSEVLKAMLQNQGVHCATISLDNFYRGETQAPLLENGQHDYESVDALDLPKLEECLLELIGTGRCDMPVFDFRVHQRSEKTLPVEICENGVAVFEGIHALNPRISAHLPQDRLLKLYISVKQDIKDSSGVVLSHNDLRLVRRIVRDHSFRGTMPERTLDMWPNVLRGENKYIRPFKSVSDITINSIHMYEPCVMRGLAIPLLSKIEKTSPHRDHAVRLISALERFVPIERSVVPKNSILREFIGGSIYENNL; this is encoded by the coding sequence ATGACCAATTTCGCAAATAGCTACATCAAATACGTCAACCACCTGGAGCAGATCAACGAGGCGGCCAAAACCGACCCGGTCAAGATGGTGCGTCAGGTGGAGGCCTCGTATCATCAGTATCTCGGCTCCATTGCGGGCGAAATCGCGCAGGACCCGGAAAAGAACAGGATCATCCTTCTCTCGGGGCCTTCCAGCAGCGGAAAGACGACCACGTCGGAAGTGCTCAAGGCGATGCTCCAGAACCAGGGCGTCCACTGCGCGACGATCTCGCTCGACAACTTTTACCGCGGGGAAACGCAGGCCCCCCTTTTGGAAAACGGCCAGCACGACTATGAGTCGGTGGATGCGCTCGACCTGCCGAAGCTCGAGGAATGCCTGCTGGAGCTGATCGGGACCGGGCGCTGCGACATGCCCGTGTTCGATTTCCGGGTTCATCAGCGCTCGGAAAAGACCCTGCCGGTGGAGATCTGCGAGAACGGCGTCGCCGTTTTCGAGGGGATCCACGCCCTGAACCCCCGCATCAGCGCCCACCTGCCGCAGGACCGCCTGCTCAAGCTGTACATCAGCGTCAAGCAGGACATCAAGGACAGCAGCGGCGTGGTGCTCTCCCACAACGACCTGCGCCTGGTGCGGCGCATCGTGAGAGACCACAGCTTCCGCGGCACCATGCCCGAGCGCACGCTCGACATGTGGCCGAACGTGCTCCGCGGGGAGAACAAATACATCCGCCCCTTCAAAAGCGTCAGCGATATCACGATCAATTCGATCCACATGTACGAGCCGTGCGTGATGCGCGGCCTGGCGATCCCTCTTCTGAGCAAAATCGAGAAGACCAGCCCGCACAGGGATCACGCCGTCCGGCTGATCTCGGCGCTGGAGCGGTTTGTGCCGATCGAGCGGTCCGTGGTGCCCAAAAACTCCATCCTGCGCGAATTTATCGGCGGCAGCATTTACGAAAATAATTTATAG
- the yabR gene encoding putative RNA degradation protein; polyribonucleotide nucleotidyltransferase or phosphorylase (Evidence 3 : Putative function from multiple computational evidences; PubMedId : 9862121, 15066026, 16014871, 22720735; Product type e : enzyme), translating into MQVEVGAILEGKVTGITKFGAFVQLPEGKTGMVHISEVAPTFVREIRDYVTENQTVRVKVLNISPDGKVSLSMKKAMDPPQRAAQAQRPARPGNYEWQASKRPEGGSFEDMMSRFKQTSDEKMSDLKKCIDSKRGGFSKHGQSR; encoded by the coding sequence ATGCAAGTTGAGGTAGGAGCGATTCTTGAGGGGAAAGTCACGGGCATTACAAAATTCGGCGCTTTTGTGCAGCTGCCGGAAGGAAAGACCGGAATGGTCCATATTTCCGAGGTAGCGCCCACTTTCGTCAGGGAAATCCGCGATTATGTCACGGAAAACCAGACGGTCAGGGTCAAGGTGCTGAACATCAGCCCGGACGGAAAAGTGAGCCTTTCCATGAAAAAAGCGATGGATCCGCCCCAGCGGGCCGCCCAGGCGCAGCGTCCGGCAAGGCCGGGAAATTATGAATGGCAGGCGAGCAAAAGGCCGGAAGGCGGAAGCTTCGAAGACATGATGTCGCGGTTCAAACAGACCAGCGACGAGAAGATGTCGGACCTGAAAAAATGCATTGATTCCAAGCGCGGGGGCTTTTCCAAACACGGCCAGTCCAGATAA
- the hbs gene encoding non-specific DNA-binding protein HBsu (Evidence 2a : Function from experimental evidences in other organisms; PubMedId : 1382620, 9106208, 10224127, 10231583, 10715001, 11931565, 19210617; Product type f : factor), producing MNKTELISAVAEKAAISKKDADSAVNAVIDAIIETVAKEEKVQLVGFGTFEVRYRNERQGRDPRTNSPITIPASKIPAFKAGKAFKDATAQ from the coding sequence ATGAACAAAACAGAACTGATTTCTGCTGTTGCAGAAAAAGCTGCAATTTCGAAAAAGGACGCGGACAGCGCCGTCAACGCGGTGATCGATGCAATTATCGAAACGGTTGCAAAAGAAGAGAAGGTCCAGCTGGTGGGGTTCGGCACGTTCGAGGTGCGCTACCGCAACGAACGGCAGGGCCGCGATCCCAGAACCAATTCCCCCATTACGATCCCGGCTTCCAAAATTCCCGCGTTCAAAGCGGGAAAAGCGTTCAAAGATGCAACAGCTCAATAA
- a CDS encoding Putative spore cortex biosynthesis protein YabQ (Evidence 3 : Putative function from multiple computational evidences): MEVSLAGQTQGFLYACILGLFLGALYDVFRVLRVFLHFDRRPVFFQDLFCCCAAAVATFLLALMVNWGEVRFYLLAGEIIGVCVYFLTVGEVTIRLAKVIYRVLSCVWNFFRRHLFRPVKNFLKRIFLFVSGKALNLKKSLKKRPEKQKTP, from the coding sequence TTGGAGGTATCTCTCGCGGGCCAGACGCAGGGCTTTCTGTACGCCTGCATTCTGGGCCTGTTTCTGGGCGCGCTCTACGACGTTTTCCGGGTCCTGCGCGTCTTCCTTCACTTTGACCGCCGCCCCGTTTTCTTTCAGGATCTGTTCTGCTGCTGCGCGGCCGCCGTCGCCACTTTCCTGCTGGCCCTCATGGTCAACTGGGGAGAGGTGCGCTTCTATCTGCTGGCGGGCGAAATCATCGGGGTGTGCGTCTATTTCCTCACCGTGGGAGAGGTGACCATCCGCCTGGCGAAGGTCATTTACCGCGTGCTTTCGTGCGTCTGGAATTTTTTCCGGCGGCATCTTTTCCGCCCTGTCAAAAATTTCCTGAAGAGAATCTTCCTCTTTGTGTCCGGAAAGGCTCTGAATCTGAAAAAATCTTTAAAAAAACGGCCCGAAAAGCAAAAAACACCTTGA
- the hemZ gene encoding Coproporphyrinogen dehydrogenase HemZ, with the protein MTLIADGHPFHYEMENLCRLFFPYESIRTVAQAPDGADGVAAYTGMRRDGNALTLTARLSAGGRSSEASRTVPAAALGREKECERILAVLLFGLLVRECGFRPQWGILTGVRPIKLLRRLSEEMGTQRAAERFRSGFLVSPEKIRLSLSTMENEKRILSLSRPDSYSLYVSIPFCPTRCSYCSFVSQSVGRAEKLVAPYVELLCRELSAAARVARELSLRLESVYVGGGTPTTLSPEQLSALLGTIRERFDLTPCREFTVEAGRPDTVTPERLAALKRYGVTRISINPQTMNDEVLRRIGRKHTSAQTLEAFALARRAGFGNINMDLIAGLPGDSLESFRETVRRVLALGPESVTVHTLALKRSSRLNLSGEDFHPDPGAAAGMLDFAGENLFAAGYRPYYLYRQSRMVGNLENTGWAKPGYESYYNVYVMDETHTILACGAGAVTKVRDPGSDRLKRIFNFKYPYEYISRHEEMMTRKKQVKQEYDQFRK; encoded by the coding sequence ATGACCTTGATTGCGGACGGCCACCCGTTCCATTACGAGATGGAAAACCTCTGCCGCCTCTTTTTTCCGTATGAATCCATCCGCACGGTGGCGCAGGCGCCGGACGGGGCGGACGGCGTCGCCGCCTATACCGGGATGCGGCGGGACGGGAATGCGCTGACCCTGACGGCGCGCCTTTCCGCCGGGGGGCGGTCCAGTGAGGCGAGCCGCACGGTCCCCGCCGCGGCTCTGGGGCGGGAGAAGGAATGCGAGCGGATTCTCGCCGTGCTCCTGTTCGGGCTCCTCGTCAGGGAGTGCGGGTTCCGCCCCCAGTGGGGCATCCTGACGGGGGTGCGCCCGATCAAGCTTCTGCGGCGCCTTTCGGAAGAGATGGGGACGCAGCGGGCGGCCGAGCGTTTCCGTTCGGGGTTTCTCGTTTCGCCCGAAAAGATCAGGCTGAGCCTTTCCACCATGGAAAACGAAAAGCGCATTTTGTCGCTCTCGCGCCCGGATTCCTACAGCCTTTACGTCTCGATCCCGTTCTGCCCCACGCGCTGCTCCTACTGCTCGTTTGTGTCCCAGTCGGTGGGCAGGGCGGAAAAGCTGGTCGCCCCTTATGTGGAGCTGCTCTGCCGGGAGCTTTCCGCCGCCGCGCGCGTCGCCCGGGAGCTTTCCCTGCGGCTGGAATCGGTCTACGTCGGCGGGGGAACGCCGACCACGCTTTCACCCGAGCAGCTCTCGGCGCTGCTCGGCACGATCCGGGAGCGCTTCGACCTGACGCCCTGCCGGGAATTCACGGTGGAAGCCGGCCGGCCGGACACCGTGACGCCGGAACGCCTCGCCGCCCTGAAGCGGTACGGGGTCACCCGCATCAGCATCAACCCCCAGACGATGAACGACGAGGTGCTCCGGCGCATCGGCCGGAAGCACACGTCGGCGCAGACGCTGGAAGCGTTCGCGCTCGCGCGCAGGGCGGGGTTCGGCAACATCAATATGGACCTGATCGCCGGGCTGCCGGGCGACAGCCTGGAAAGCTTCCGCGAAACCGTGCGCCGCGTGCTCGCCCTGGGGCCGGAGAGCGTCACCGTGCACACGCTGGCCCTGAAGCGCTCGTCGCGCCTGAACTTGAGCGGCGAAGACTTTCATCCGGATCCCGGCGCCGCCGCGGGGATGCTGGATTTTGCCGGCGAAAACCTGTTCGCCGCGGGTTACCGGCCGTATTACCTTTACCGCCAGAGCCGCATGGTCGGAAACCTGGAGAACACCGGCTGGGCGAAGCCGGGCTATGAAAGCTATTACAACGTTTACGTCATGGACGAAACCCACACGATCCTCGCCTGCGGGGCCGGCGCGGTCACCAAGGTGCGGGACCCGGGCTCGGACCGGCTGAAGCGCATTTTCAATTTCAAATATCCGTATGAATATATCAGCCGCCATGAGGAAATGATGACGAGAAAGAAGCAGGTGAAACAGGAGTATGACCAATTTCGCAAATAG
- a CDS encoding Stage V sporulation protein B: MAKATRRNRQSFLHGALILTVSVLIVKLIGALFKVPLTWVITEDGLGYFNTAYNFYGPIYSLATAGFPIAISRLVSESCTRGAYRDIRRIHRASVPIFVVTGTTGFLLMILGARTYSIVIGNENALPSLYLLAPAILFSCLTAIYRGYYEGLRNMYPTAVSEIIEALCKLLVGLSAACFIVSRGMQEYEAFGTVFGAPAASRAYARSAVLPYASAGAVLGVTVGSFFSFLFLLLRHRIFGDGITQADLKHSPRPRSMHATVRTLIRTAIPIGIGAMAVNIAALVDTTFLQTRIRSVMEKNPDVLLSMYRGMIPQINMETDTVPNFLFGCFSMALTLFMLIPAVTQAFGISALPNVTAAWTRGEEAHLKKSMEAVIRVTSLFSIPAGMGLAVLAGPIARLVFGARPSIPITSRVLVIMGIGAIFASLSTPINSMLQAVGRVDLPVKLLAAGLTIKVTLNYVLVGIPRINVLGAGAGTLACYLFITVLAFWFLCRETKIVPDLVSIFLKPLIASLFCTAAAWAFYGLGSRFLPGNAAAACAVLGAVLIYAVALFCLRAICRDDVLMLPGGQKIIKILEKYGWIG, from the coding sequence ATGGCGAAAGCAACCCGCAGAAACAGGCAGAGCTTTCTGCACGGCGCTTTGATCCTGACGGTCAGCGTGCTGATCGTCAAGCTGATCGGGGCGCTGTTCAAGGTTCCGCTCACCTGGGTCATCACCGAGGATGGGCTGGGGTATTTCAACACGGCCTACAACTTTTACGGGCCGATTTACAGCCTTGCCACGGCGGGCTTTCCCATCGCGATCTCGCGCCTGGTTTCGGAAAGCTGCACGCGCGGCGCCTACCGGGACATCCGGCGCATCCACCGCGCGTCGGTTCCGATTTTCGTCGTCACCGGCACCACGGGCTTTCTGCTGATGATCCTGGGGGCCCGCACCTACTCGATCGTCATCGGCAACGAAAACGCGCTGCCCTCCCTCTACCTGCTTGCCCCGGCCATTCTGTTCAGCTGCCTCACCGCGATTTACCGCGGCTATTACGAGGGCCTGCGGAACATGTACCCCACGGCGGTTTCCGAAATCATAGAAGCACTGTGCAAGCTTCTGGTCGGCCTGTCGGCCGCCTGCTTCATCGTCAGCCGCGGGATGCAGGAATACGAGGCGTTCGGCACAGTGTTCGGCGCCCCCGCCGCATCCCGCGCCTACGCGAGGAGCGCGGTGCTGCCCTACGCGTCGGCCGGCGCGGTGCTGGGCGTTACGGTCGGCTCCTTTTTCAGCTTTCTGTTCCTGCTGCTGCGCCACAGGATCTTCGGCGACGGCATCACGCAGGCGGACCTGAAACATTCCCCGCGTCCGCGCTCCATGCATGCCACCGTGAGGACGCTGATCCGCACGGCCATCCCGATCGGGATCGGCGCGATGGCCGTGAATATCGCCGCCCTGGTCGACACGACGTTCCTTCAGACGCGCATCCGCAGCGTGATGGAAAAAAATCCGGATGTTTTACTTTCCATGTATCGGGGAATGATACCACAGATCAACATGGAAACCGATACGGTGCCGAATTTCCTGTTCGGCTGCTTTTCCATGGCGCTCACCCTTTTCATGCTGATTCCCGCCGTGACGCAGGCGTTCGGCATCAGCGCGCTGCCGAACGTGACGGCGGCCTGGACGCGCGGCGAGGAAGCCCACCTGAAAAAGAGCATGGAGGCCGTGATACGGGTCACCTCCCTGTTCAGCATTCCGGCGGGCATGGGGCTTGCGGTGCTCGCGGGGCCCATCGCGCGGCTGGTGTTCGGCGCGCGGCCATCCATCCCCATTACGTCGCGCGTGCTCGTCATCATGGGCATCGGGGCCATTTTCGCTTCGCTCAGCACGCCGATCAACAGCATGCTTCAGGCGGTCGGCCGGGTGGATCTTCCCGTGAAGCTTCTGGCGGCCGGCCTCACCATCAAGGTGACGCTCAACTACGTCCTCGTGGGAATCCCGCGGATCAACGTGCTGGGGGCCGGCGCGGGAACGCTCGCCTGCTATCTTTTCATCACGGTTCTGGCGTTTTGGTTCCTTTGCCGCGAAACGAAGATCGTGCCCGATCTCGTGTCCATTTTCTTAAAGCCGCTGATCGCCTCGCTGTTCTGCACGGCGGCAGCCTGGGCGTTTTACGGGCTCGGCTCTCGCTTCCTTCCCGGGAACGCTGCGGCGGCCTGCGCGGTGCTCGGGGCGGTGCTGATTTATGCGGTTGCCCTGTTTTGCCTGAGGGCAATCTGCCGCGACGATGTCCTTATGCTGCCGGGCGGCCAAAAAATTATAAAAATACTTGAAAAATACGGATGGATAGGGTAA
- a CDS encoding zinc_ribbon_2 domain-containing protein: MGLLEDVVINAKTAVNAVGKRAGQIVDVSKLRINAADLNNEINKRFEALGRMIYDEKKNGKDSSDLAAECIAAIDDLYEQLDAINAQLLSASKKIVCKNCGEENQQGSVYCSRCGTKLSDDD, encoded by the coding sequence ATGGGCCTTCTGGAAGATGTTGTCATCAACGCGAAGACGGCAGTCAACGCCGTCGGAAAGAGAGCCGGACAGATTGTGGATGTTTCCAAGCTCAGGATCAACGCCGCGGATTTGAATAACGAAATCAACAAGCGTTTCGAGGCGCTGGGCAGGATGATCTACGACGAGAAGAAGAACGGCAAGGATTCATCCGATCTTGCCGCGGAATGCATTGCGGCCATCGACGATCTGTACGAGCAGCTCGACGCCATCAACGCGCAGCTGCTCTCGGCCAGCAAAAAAATCGTCTGTAAAAACTGCGGGGAAGAGAATCAGCAGGGCTCCGTTTACTGCAGCAGGTGCGGAACCAAGCTTTCGGACGACGACTGA
- a CDS encoding Septum formation initiator → MSMKVIKTKKQKGSLLLRIAVLALAVYVTTALVNQQMQISEKRRQLAQLKQEIRIQEIKNDDLKHALNSGENASPDYIERVAREGLDYAKPGERVFVNIAGN, encoded by the coding sequence TTGTCCATGAAGGTCATCAAGACGAAAAAACAAAAGGGAAGCCTTCTGCTGCGCATTGCGGTTCTGGCTCTGGCGGTGTATGTGACGACGGCGCTTGTGAACCAGCAGATGCAGATCAGCGAAAAACGCCGCCAGCTGGCGCAGCTGAAACAGGAAATACGGATTCAGGAGATCAAAAACGACGATCTGAAGCACGCTTTGAATTCCGGCGAAAACGCGAGCCCCGACTACATCGAGCGTGTCGCCCGCGAAGGCTTGGATTATGCGAAGCCCGGAGAGCGCGTTTTTGTGAATATCGCAGGGAATTAG
- a CDS encoding Amidohydrolase produces MLIIHATIHTMAGDPVSDGFIRVEEGKIVQVGETPPEGNGEEVVDVKGADVYPGFVDAHTHLGMWEDSLTFEGDDGNEDTDPVTPQLRAIDAVNPLDRCFGEACAAGVTTVVTGPGSANPIGGQMAAMKTAGTCIDKMIVKAPLAMKMALGENPKSVYHGKSQAPTTRMATAALIREELFKAKRYQKDLELSRKDPDVDPPEYDIKCESLIPVLKREMQVHFHAHRADDIFTAMRIGREFGLDYVVIHATDGHLIVNDLREGHVPVLSGPFLCDRAKPEMKNLTPKSPGILASGGVLTAIITDHPVIPIQYLPTCAALAVREGMSRGDALRAITVNPARICGIDGRVGSIEPGKDADFTVFSADPLQMTSKPDMVFVLGKKVYG; encoded by the coding sequence ATGCTGATAATCCATGCGACGATTCACACCATGGCGGGTGACCCCGTTTCGGACGGGTTCATCCGGGTGGAAGAAGGAAAAATTGTTCAGGTGGGCGAGACGCCCCCCGAGGGAAACGGGGAGGAGGTCGTCGACGTCAAAGGCGCGGATGTTTACCCCGGATTTGTCGACGCACATACCCATCTCGGGATGTGGGAGGACTCCCTCACGTTCGAGGGCGACGACGGCAACGAGGACACCGACCCCGTGACCCCGCAGCTCCGCGCGATCGACGCGGTGAACCCGCTGGACCGCTGCTTCGGGGAAGCCTGCGCGGCCGGCGTGACGACGGTGGTGACGGGGCCCGGGAGCGCGAACCCGATCGGCGGGCAGATGGCGGCGATGAAAACGGCCGGCACCTGTATTGACAAAATGATCGTGAAGGCTCCGCTCGCCATGAAAATGGCGCTGGGCGAGAACCCCAAATCCGTCTACCACGGCAAGAGCCAGGCGCCCACGACGCGCATGGCCACCGCCGCGCTGATCCGCGAGGAGCTTTTCAAGGCGAAGCGGTATCAAAAGGATTTGGAGCTTTCCCGGAAAGACCCGGATGTGGACCCGCCCGAATACGACATCAAATGCGAATCCCTGATCCCGGTATTGAAACGGGAAATGCAGGTGCATTTCCACGCGCACCGCGCCGACGATATTTTCACCGCGATGCGGATCGGCAGGGAATTCGGGCTCGATTATGTGGTGATCCACGCGACGGACGGGCATTTGATCGTGAACGACCTGCGGGAAGGGCACGTTCCGGTGCTGTCCGGCCCGTTCCTGTGCGACCGCGCCAAGCCGGAAATGAAGAACCTGACGCCGAAAAGCCCCGGCATCCTCGCTTCCGGCGGCGTGCTGACGGCGATCATCACCGACCACCCGGTCATCCCGATCCAGTATCTTCCCACCTGCGCCGCGCTCGCCGTGCGCGAGGGGATGAGCCGCGGGGATGCGCTGCGCGCGATCACCGTAAACCCCGCGCGGATCTGCGGGATCGACGGGCGCGTCGGCTCCATAGAGCCCGGCAAGGATGCGGATTTCACCGTGTTTTCGGCCGACCCGCTCCAGATGACGTCCAAGCCCGACATGGTGTTCGTTCTGGGAAAAAAGGTGTATGGATGA
- the yabP gene encoding Sporulation protein YabP has product MTEEKRASKIPHSLILENRKMLTATGVSNVDSFDDQTVVAYTDLGELVIKGRNLHIGKLNTETGELTITGEVSSMSYTESQPSGGGMFSKLFR; this is encoded by the coding sequence ATGACGGAAGAAAAAAGGGCTTCCAAAATTCCGCACAGCCTGATACTCGAAAACCGGAAAATGCTCACCGCCACCGGCGTTTCCAACGTGGACAGCTTCGACGACCAGACGGTCGTCGCCTATACCGATCTCGGCGAGCTCGTCATCAAGGGGAGAAATCTGCATATCGGGAAGCTGAATACCGAAACGGGCGAGCTGACGATCACCGGGGAGGTCTCGTCCATGTCCTACACCGAAAGCCAGCCGTCCGGCGGTGGAATGTTCTCCAAGCTTTTCCGGTAA